A single Cellulomonas sp. SLBN-39 DNA region contains:
- a CDS encoding SsgA family sporulation/cell division regulator, translating into MTDSSYDVVEVVAMQLIGSDASVIPVSAELSFRTSDPYTVRAVFTGAHTMSTWLLGRELLAQGVHATADAPAGTGDVQVWRDDDPDYTLVSLSGVEGSALLAAPTEPFVRFLTATESLVPVGAESDRMEGEISALIAALLTA; encoded by the coding sequence ATGACAGACTCGTCGTACGACGTCGTCGAGGTCGTCGCCATGCAGCTCATCGGGTCCGACGCGAGCGTCATCCCCGTCTCCGCCGAGCTGTCCTTCCGGACGAGCGACCCGTACACGGTCCGTGCCGTCTTCACCGGTGCCCACACGATGTCGACCTGGCTGCTCGGGCGCGAGCTCCTCGCGCAGGGCGTGCACGCCACGGCCGACGCCCCCGCCGGCACCGGCGACGTGCAGGTCTGGCGAGACGACGACCCCGACTACACGCTCGTGTCGCTGAGCGGCGTGGAGGGCAGCGCCCTCCTGGCCGCCCCGACCGAGCCGTTCGTGCGGTTCCTGACGGCGACCGAGTCGCTCGTGCCCGTGGGGGCCGAGTCCGACCGCATGGAGGGCGAGATCTCCGCCCTCATCGCGGCGCTGCTCACCGCCTGA
- a CDS encoding aminotransferase class IV has translation MVTTIWAGGRLRGPDEPVLTAVDHGLTVGDGVFETCAVVGGRAFALTRHLARLQASARGLGLPPLPLDEVREGVDAVLAAAGSDAGRLRITVTGGPGPMGSGRFAPAEQRPTVVVVAAPASGLRTSRAVRVPWVRNERSPLAGLKTTSYGENVVALGRATAAGADEALLADTRGRLSEGTGSNVFVETGGELLTPSLETGCLAGITRALVLEWSAQEGLPVREAAPTELPWSVLDEVVAGRAGLALTGSIRNVTPVVELDGTPVAAGELSQQVRALVEARMADDLDP, from the coding sequence GTGGTGACGACGATCTGGGCCGGCGGCCGGCTGCGAGGACCTGACGAGCCCGTCCTGACGGCGGTCGACCACGGGCTCACCGTCGGCGACGGGGTCTTCGAGACCTGCGCCGTCGTCGGCGGTCGTGCGTTCGCCCTGACCCGGCACCTCGCCCGGCTGCAGGCGTCCGCGCGCGGTCTGGGCCTGCCGCCGCTGCCGCTCGACGAGGTCCGCGAGGGCGTCGACGCGGTGCTAGCGGCGGCCGGGTCCGACGCGGGACGCCTGCGGATCACCGTGACCGGCGGCCCCGGGCCGATGGGCTCGGGCCGGTTCGCCCCCGCCGAGCAGCGCCCCACCGTCGTGGTCGTGGCCGCCCCGGCGTCCGGGCTGCGCACGTCGCGCGCCGTCCGCGTGCCGTGGGTCCGCAACGAGCGGTCGCCCCTGGCCGGGCTCAAGACCACGTCCTACGGCGAGAACGTCGTCGCGCTCGGCCGGGCGACGGCCGCGGGCGCCGACGAGGCGCTCCTCGCCGACACCCGGGGGCGCCTGAGCGAGGGCACCGGGTCCAACGTCTTCGTCGAGACGGGGGGAGAGCTCCTCACGCCGTCGCTCGAGACGGGCTGCCTCGCGGGCATCACGCGGGCCCTCGTGCTCGAGTGGTCCGCGCAGGAGGGCCTGCCCGTGCGCGAGGCGGCGCCGACCGAGCTGCCCTGGTCGGTCCTCGACGAGGTCGTCGCGGGGCGCGCCGGGCTCGCCCTGACCGGGTCCATCCGCAACGTCACGCCCGTGGTCGAGCTCGACGGCACGCCCGTCGCGGCGGGGGAGCTGTCGCAGCAGGTCCGCGCGCTGGTCGAGGCGCGGATGGCGGACGACCTCGACCCCTGA
- a CDS encoding chorismate-binding protein has translation MPEPASAFRPRPGGDGAVAPGEAWFAGVHARGVVEHVEVRADPDRLGPGWWALVGTFEGQVDAWRFADVRSAPDLPGASAAGEWRGPAPESWATSLDGPAYVDAVHAVRARIRAGDVYQANLCRVLAAPLPGDPDARALGARLADGNPAPYGGGVHVPAGGPVPACWVVTASPELFLRVQDGVVTSAPIKGTARTPAGLSAKDRAENVMITDLVRNDLQQVCRPGTVRVEHLLAVEQHPGLVHLVSTVAGDLLDPRRPAGTLLADLLDATYPPGSVSGAPKSSALRLLTALEPVPRGPYCGLVGWARVDEDGTLRAELAVAIRTFWWSDGVLRFGTGAGITWGSDAEQEWDETELKASRLVALASTGAPPPGVAG, from the coding sequence GTGCCCGAGCCTGCTTCCGCCTTCCGTCCCCGTCCGGGCGGGGACGGTGCCGTCGCCCCGGGGGAGGCCTGGTTCGCGGGCGTGCACGCGCGCGGCGTCGTCGAGCACGTGGAGGTGCGGGCGGACCCCGATCGGCTGGGGCCCGGCTGGTGGGCCCTCGTGGGCACGTTCGAGGGGCAGGTGGACGCATGGCGGTTCGCCGACGTGCGGAGCGCTCCCGACCTCCCCGGCGCGTCGGCGGCGGGGGAGTGGCGCGGGCCCGCGCCGGAGTCGTGGGCCACGTCCCTGGACGGGCCCGCCTACGTCGACGCGGTCCACGCGGTCCGTGCGCGCATCCGCGCCGGCGACGTCTACCAGGCCAACCTCTGCCGTGTGCTGGCCGCGCCGCTGCCGGGGGACCCGGACGCGCGGGCCCTCGGTGCCCGGCTCGCCGACGGCAACCCCGCGCCCTACGGCGGGGGCGTGCACGTGCCGGCCGGCGGGCCCGTGCCGGCCTGCTGGGTCGTCACGGCGTCGCCCGAGCTGTTCCTGCGCGTCCAGGACGGCGTGGTCACGTCGGCGCCGATCAAGGGCACCGCCCGCACGCCCGCCGGGCTCAGCGCCAAGGACCGCGCCGAGAACGTCATGATCACCGACCTCGTCCGCAACGACCTGCAGCAGGTGTGCCGTCCCGGGACCGTGCGCGTCGAGCACCTGCTCGCCGTCGAGCAGCACCCCGGCCTGGTGCACCTCGTCTCGACCGTGGCGGGCGACCTCCTCGACCCGCGTCGCCCGGCCGGGACCCTGCTGGCCGACCTGCTGGACGCGACGTACCCGCCCGGGTCGGTCTCCGGCGCGCCCAAGAGCTCGGCCCTGCGGCTGCTGACCGCGCTCGAGCCCGTGCCGCGCGGCCCCTACTGCGGCCTCGTCGGCTGGGCCCGCGTCGACGAGGACGGCACCCTGCGCGCCGAGCTCGCCGTGGCCATCCGCACGTTCTGGTGGTCCGACGGCGTGCTCCGGTTCGGCACGGGTGCCGGGATCACCTGGGGCAGCGACGCCGAGCAGGAGTGGGACGAGACCGAGCTCAAGGCCTCCCGTCTCGTCGCCCTGGCCTCGACCGGGGCACCCCCGCCCGGGGTGGCAGGATGA
- a CDS encoding family 43 glycosylhydrolase has translation MSDPVDVNPIVLQRADPWVLRHEGRYWFTASHPDYDRIVLRVADRLEDLQAAPETTIWQPPAAGPTSRLVWAPELHRVDGRWYVYFAAAPDEEGRADAPGAAPTFNHRVFVLENASPDPLTGTWVERGQVDTGWESFALDATSVVLDGRQYLVWAQQDVTIRGHSNLYIAPMANPWTLAGPAVLLSRPEHDWEVKGFWVNEGPAVLVRDGRVFLTYSGAATGVDYAMGLLTASADADLLDPASWTKHPDPVVVSSPENGQYGPGHNSFTQTPDGRVVLVYHARTYTEIVGDPLRDPNRHARAQVLPFDADGNPVWGPPVPDTRPTPTSTQVLAPDGSPAAAPLPA, from the coding sequence GTGAGCGATCCCGTGGACGTCAACCCGATCGTGCTGCAGCGCGCCGACCCCTGGGTGCTCCGGCACGAGGGCCGGTACTGGTTCACCGCGTCCCACCCGGACTACGACCGCATCGTCCTGCGCGTCGCCGACCGGCTCGAGGACCTCCAGGCCGCGCCGGAGACGACCATCTGGCAGCCGCCGGCCGCCGGCCCGACCTCCCGCCTGGTCTGGGCGCCGGAGCTGCACCGCGTCGACGGCCGCTGGTACGTCTACTTCGCCGCCGCGCCCGACGAGGAGGGCCGCGCCGACGCGCCCGGGGCCGCGCCCACGTTCAACCACCGTGTCTTCGTCCTGGAGAACGCCTCGCCCGACCCCCTGACGGGCACCTGGGTCGAGCGCGGGCAGGTCGACACCGGCTGGGAGTCCTTCGCCCTCGACGCCACGAGCGTCGTCCTCGACGGCCGCCAGTACCTCGTGTGGGCCCAGCAGGACGTGACGATCCGCGGGCACTCCAACCTCTACATCGCCCCCATGGCGAACCCCTGGACCCTCGCCGGGCCCGCGGTCCTGCTCAGCCGCCCCGAGCACGACTGGGAGGTCAAGGGCTTCTGGGTCAACGAGGGCCCCGCGGTGCTCGTGCGCGACGGCCGGGTCTTCCTCACGTACTCCGGGGCCGCGACGGGCGTGGACTACGCGATGGGCCTGCTCACGGCCTCCGCCGACGCCGACCTGCTCGACCCCGCGTCCTGGACCAAGCACCCCGACCCGGTCGTGGTGTCCTCGCCCGAGAACGGCCAGTACGGCCCCGGCCACAACTCGTTCACGCAGACCCCCGACGGTCGGGTCGTGCTCGTCTACCACGCACGCACCTACACCGAGATCGTCGGCGACCCCCTGCGCGACCCCAACCGGCACGCCCGCGCCCAGGTCCTGCCCTTCGACGCCGACGGCAACCCCGTCTGGGGCCCACCCGTGCCCGACACCCGCCCCACCCCGACCTCGACGCAGGTGCTCGCCCCCGACGGCAGCCCCGCCGCCGCACCCCTGCCGGCGTGA
- a CDS encoding LysR substrate-binding domain-containing protein codes for MLDVRRLVILRELAVRGTLAAVAQALSYSPSAVSQQLSQLERETGMVLLRKAGRGVQLTPQAEVLVAATDELLATIERAEAELAASLTEVRGTVRVAVFQSVALALMPAALRLMAETHPQVRVEMVQREPEQALHETWARDFDMVVAEQYPAHAAPWWPGLDRRDLTSDVIRLTLPPVGVAPWRVRDLAGAAQVPWVMEPRGTASRHFAEQLCRTAGFEPDVRHESADLQTQIRLVESGNAVALLPDLVWRGRTTTCRLVDLPGRPCRTVFTAQRTSGLGSPAARALREILEQVAGC; via the coding sequence GTGCTCGACGTGCGTCGTCTGGTCATCCTGCGCGAGCTCGCGGTGCGCGGCACCCTGGCGGCCGTCGCCCAGGCGCTGAGCTACAGCCCGTCGGCCGTCTCGCAGCAGCTGAGCCAGCTCGAGCGCGAGACGGGCATGGTGCTGCTGCGCAAGGCGGGCCGGGGCGTGCAGCTGACGCCGCAGGCGGAGGTGCTGGTCGCGGCGACCGACGAGCTGCTCGCGACGATCGAGCGGGCCGAGGCCGAGCTGGCCGCGTCCCTCACGGAGGTCCGCGGGACGGTCCGGGTCGCGGTGTTCCAGTCGGTGGCGCTCGCGCTGATGCCCGCGGCCCTGCGCCTGATGGCCGAGACGCACCCCCAGGTCCGCGTCGAGATGGTCCAGCGCGAGCCCGAGCAGGCCCTGCACGAGACGTGGGCGCGGGACTTCGACATGGTGGTCGCGGAGCAGTACCCCGCGCACGCCGCGCCGTGGTGGCCGGGCCTGGACCGGCGCGACCTGACGTCGGACGTGATCCGGCTGACCCTGCCGCCGGTCGGCGTGGCGCCCTGGCGCGTGCGGGACCTGGCGGGCGCCGCGCAGGTGCCCTGGGTGATGGAGCCGCGCGGCACGGCGTCGCGGCACTTCGCCGAGCAGCTGTGCCGGACGGCGGGGTTCGAGCCCGACGTGCGTCACGAGAGCGCGGACCTGCAGACGCAGATCCGCCTGGTCGAGTCGGGCAACGCGGTCGCGCTGCTGCCGGACCTGGTCTGGCGGGGCCGCACCACGACGTGCCGGCTCGTCGACCTGCCGGGCAGACCGTGCCGGACGGTGTTCACCGCCCAGCGCACGTCGGGCCTCGGGTCGCCGGCGGCGCGCGCGCTGCGCGAGATCCTGGAGCAGGTCGCCGGGTGCTGA